A window of the Coprobacter fastidiosus genome harbors these coding sequences:
- a CDS encoding DUF3316 domain-containing protein: MGIRQYRSMFILMMFFLFGKNIIQAVERDKDSVKIVRPVVASTYFSVGNNQVYDTYLSINRYSGLNVGIGHERMRVAPFGAGRLAARHLFEVDFSTTRNRPGNGMMITGMFDYSFGLYRIFRLPCKLKLLGGGELSTNVGGIYNLRNSNNPAAAKASVNAGVSGMAVYTWRVSGYPITFRYSMSLPFIGTFFCPGYGQTYYEMFSLGNTKGIVHFGSFHNQFDMSNMFTVDFPVGRSAVRIGYKNRLRSTHQNHLVYKMYTHVFTVGIATEFVTRSQRRKVMSAASSISAFY; encoded by the coding sequence ATGGGAATCCGGCAGTACCGAAGCATGTTTATTTTAATGATGTTTTTCCTATTCGGGAAAAATATCATACAGGCTGTTGAAAGAGATAAGGATTCGGTGAAAATTGTTCGTCCGGTTGTCGCTTCAACTTATTTCTCTGTCGGAAATAATCAGGTTTACGACACTTATTTGTCGATCAATCGATATAGCGGTCTTAATGTGGGCATCGGGCACGAAAGAATGAGAGTAGCTCCTTTCGGTGCCGGGCGATTGGCTGCACGGCATCTTTTCGAAGTCGATTTTTCAACTACTCGGAATCGTCCCGGAAACGGCATGATGATTACCGGTATGTTTGATTATTCTTTCGGGTTGTATCGGATTTTCCGTTTGCCTTGTAAGTTAAAATTGTTGGGAGGCGGGGAGTTGAGTACAAATGTCGGCGGAATATATAATCTCAGAAATTCTAATAATCCGGCGGCGGCAAAGGCTTCGGTCAATGCAGGAGTTTCCGGTATGGCCGTTTATACGTGGCGTGTATCCGGTTATCCGATTACGTTCCGTTATTCAATGTCTTTACCTTTTATAGGAACATTTTTTTGTCCCGGGTACGGACAAACTTATTATGAGATGTTCAGTCTCGGGAATACGAAGGGTATTGTCCATTTCGGCTCTTTTCATAATCAGTTCGATATGAGTAATATGTTTACCGTCGATTTTCCGGTAGGAAGAAGTGCCGTGCGCATCGGGTATAAAAACCGGCTGCGATCTACACACCAGAATCATTTGGTTTATAAAATGTACACACATGTATTTACTGTCGGAATCGCAACGGAGTTTGTAACACGTAGTCAGCGTAGAAAAGTGATGTCGGCAGCTTCTTCGATTTCTGCATTTTATTGA
- a CDS encoding S41 family peptidase, giving the protein MLNRIFMVCSFGMLFLFSSCIPESDFTDDPEGNFEALWSIMDERYCFFDYKNIDWNEVHQRYRSRIAQNMTDEELFGVLADMLAELQDGHVNLSSSFDMARYWKWFEDYPVNFNEEIVNKYYLQQPDYQIAGGMKYRILANTNIGYIYYASFSSGVGESNLDQIFAAFSSCDGIIIDVRDNSGGILTTVNRIASRFITEDRICGYIRHKTGPAHDAFSDFHEIRLETAPSDRIHYLKPVAVLTNRRCYSATNNFVSVMKELPQVKIIGDYTGGGSGLPVSSELPNGWSVRFSASPIYNVNKEHTEFGIAPDIFVNMADTPDRDAIIERAKEWIMSGGK; this is encoded by the coding sequence ATGCTTAACCGGATTTTTATGGTTTGTTCGTTCGGGATGTTGTTTCTTTTTTCTTCTTGTATTCCCGAATCGGATTTTACAGATGATCCAGAAGGTAATTTTGAGGCTTTGTGGTCTATTATGGACGAAAGATATTGTTTTTTCGATTATAAAAATATAGACTGGAATGAAGTTCATCAACGTTATCGGTCGCGAATTGCACAGAATATGACAGATGAGGAGTTGTTCGGTGTATTGGCGGATATGCTGGCGGAGTTGCAAGACGGACATGTGAACCTATCCTCTTCGTTCGATATGGCCCGGTATTGGAAATGGTTCGAAGACTATCCGGTAAACTTTAATGAAGAGATTGTCAATAAATATTATTTGCAGCAGCCCGATTATCAAATAGCCGGAGGTATGAAATATCGTATTTTAGCAAATACGAACATCGGATATATATATTATGCGAGTTTTTCTTCAGGAGTGGGAGAGAGTAATCTGGATCAGATATTTGCTGCATTTTCGTCTTGTGACGGGATTATTATCGATGTGAGAGACAATAGCGGAGGAATACTGACGACAGTAAATCGTATAGCCTCTCGTTTTATTACAGAAGATCGGATTTGCGGTTATATTCGGCATAAAACCGGTCCGGCTCATGATGCCTTCTCCGATTTTCATGAAATCAGGTTAGAAACAGCTCCTTCTGATCGGATACATTATCTGAAGCCCGTTGCCGTACTGACAAATCGCCGTTGTTATAGTGCAACGAATAATTTTGTATCGGTAATGAAAGAGTTGCCGCAAGTAAAAATTATAGGAGATTATACCGGAGGTGGAAGCGGTCTTCCTGTATCTTCTGAATTGCCGAACGGCTGGTCGGTGCGTTTTTCCGCTTCTCCCATTTATAATGTTAATAAAGAACACACTGAATTTGGGATTGCTCCCGATATTTTTGTGAATATGGCAGATACTCCAGATCGGGATGCGATCATAGAACGTGCGAAGGAATGGATTATGTCTGGAGGTAAATGA
- a CDS encoding glycosyl transferase family 90 encodes MNSKFSYLLRNGKNPKFVYYGVNYLRLMIPKFFFRIRLKKELEKLNKSTDKDYIMQRVNYYNQLDRDSLSLSAAYDSWRDELIPLRRQPMCKQKVYFFDTFEYTRWFPQSLKWKLCPGDLVSVPNIPSIVKSRPLVAGNENSVIMKLDKVRHFIFIKDEKSFVEKKNMVVFRGKIGVPGTNGFKENRYRFLEKYWGHPMCNLGEIKGRHPNKQWIVEKMTLRQHLDYKFILSLEGNDVASNLKWVMSSNSLAVMPRPTCETWFMEGRLIPNYHYVEIKPDFSDLEERLNYYIAHPQEAEEIIRHAHEYVEQFKDPERERLVSLFVLKKYFEETNLVTF; translated from the coding sequence ATAAATTCTAAATTTTCCTATTTATTGCGAAATGGGAAAAATCCCAAATTTGTGTATTATGGGGTTAATTATCTGAGGTTGATGATTCCTAAGTTCTTTTTTCGAATTCGGTTGAAAAAGGAACTGGAAAAATTAAATAAATCGACAGATAAAGACTATATTATGCAGCGTGTAAACTATTATAATCAACTTGATAGAGATTCCTTATCTTTATCTGCGGCTTATGATAGTTGGAGGGATGAACTTATACCCTTGAGGAGGCAGCCGATGTGTAAACAGAAGGTTTATTTTTTCGATACTTTCGAATATACTCGTTGGTTTCCTCAATCTTTGAAGTGGAAGTTATGCCCGGGTGACTTGGTTTCTGTCCCGAACATTCCGTCTATTGTTAAAAGCCGGCCTCTTGTAGCGGGTAACGAGAATTCGGTTATCATGAAATTGGATAAAGTTCGCCATTTTATTTTTATCAAAGACGAAAAAAGCTTTGTAGAAAAGAAAAATATGGTGGTTTTTCGTGGAAAAATCGGAGTACCCGGGACAAATGGGTTTAAAGAAAATCGTTATCGATTTCTTGAAAAATATTGGGGACACCCTATGTGCAATCTGGGGGAGATCAAAGGGCGGCATCCGAATAAGCAGTGGATAGTGGAAAAAATGACATTGCGACAACACCTTGATTATAAATTTATCTTGTCTTTGGAGGGGAATGATGTAGCAAGTAATTTGAAATGGGTGATGTCGTCTAATTCATTGGCCGTTATGCCTCGACCTACATGTGAGACATGGTTTATGGAAGGGAGACTCATCCCGAATTATCATTATGTAGAGATCAAGCCTGATTTTTCGGATTTGGAAGAGCGGCTTAATTACTATATTGCACATCCTCAAGAAGCAGAAGAGATCATTAGACATGCACATGAATATGTAGAGCAGTTTAAAGATCCGGAAAGAGAAAGACTTGTTTCTTTGTTTGTTTTGAAAAAATATTTTGAAGAAACCAATTTGGTGACATTTTGA
- a CDS encoding VanZ family protein — MKVIRFLSRFIPTMLVGIIILYLSLSHVTSPYNVPNIQNLDKIVHFTMYMGLVSVFCFDVYRSSWLSRYDGSILLSGWILAVLWGGLMELFQKYFTEYRTADWFDFLANTVGAFAGILIGVFIIRPLIRRYKKTNKRQNAPIL, encoded by the coding sequence ATGAAAGTAATACGGTTTTTATCGAGGTTTATTCCTACAATGCTGGTAGGTATCATTATATTATATCTTTCTCTTTCTCATGTTACCTCTCCATATAATGTACCCAACATACAGAATTTAGACAAAATAGTTCATTTTACAATGTATATGGGATTAGTTTCCGTTTTTTGCTTCGACGTGTATCGTTCCAGTTGGCTTTCACGCTATGACGGATCTATACTGCTATCGGGATGGATACTTGCCGTTTTATGGGGTGGTCTGATGGAACTATTCCAAAAATACTTTACTGAATACCGAACAGCCGACTGGTTCGACTTTTTAGCAAACACGGTGGGCGCTTTCGCAGGGATCTTAATAGGGGTTTTCATTATACGCCCCCTCATTCGACGATACAAAAAAACAAATAAAAGACAAAACGCCCCTATTCTATAA
- a CDS encoding sodium-dependent transporter yields MAKRATFVTKLGVIAATVGSSVGLGNIWRFPYETGQNGGAAFLLVYILCVLFLGLPVMLAEFVVGRSAKANVNRSFLTLAPGTHWNIIGYMGVFAPVFIMGFYSVIAGWTLDYVYQAATFGMSQKSPEYFATAFTEFTASPIRPLFWIFLFLGMNYFIVSRGVSDGIERASNILMPLLFVILIAFCVRSLFLPGAKEGLSFLFHPDFSKIDSGVVLRAMGQAFFSLSLGMGTLITYASYFSDKTSLPKTAVTVASLDTFVAVLAGVIIFPAVFSFGISPSQGPELIFITLPNVFQQIPGAYIWSVLFFVLITVAALTSTISLCEVAIAFLHEEFHFTRRRASQILIFICLVMSTLCSLSFGPLSDFYILGFSIFNFCDFLASNILLPAGGMLISIFVGWKLDRQFIKEELSNHGVSRVWYFGILMFCMRFVAPVAIFLIFLSGLGLF; encoded by the coding sequence ATGGCAAAACGAGCGACATTTGTTACAAAATTGGGTGTTATTGCTGCTACTGTGGGATCTTCTGTCGGATTGGGAAATATTTGGAGGTTTCCTTACGAAACCGGGCAAAACGGGGGTGCTGCATTTCTGTTGGTGTATATTCTTTGTGTATTGTTTTTAGGATTGCCTGTCATGCTTGCCGAGTTTGTCGTAGGACGTAGTGCCAAGGCAAATGTGAACCGTTCGTTCTTGACATTAGCTCCCGGAACACATTGGAATATCATCGGGTATATGGGGGTATTTGCTCCGGTGTTTATTATGGGTTTTTATTCTGTGATTGCCGGATGGACATTAGATTATGTTTATCAGGCGGCTACTTTCGGGATGAGTCAGAAAAGCCCCGAATATTTTGCTACTGCTTTTACCGAATTTACGGCATCGCCTATTCGTCCGTTATTTTGGATATTTCTATTTCTCGGGATGAATTATTTTATTGTTTCAAGAGGGGTCAGTGACGGGATAGAGCGTGCTTCTAATATTTTAATGCCATTACTTTTTGTAATATTGATAGCTTTTTGCGTACGGTCGCTCTTCTTGCCCGGAGCAAAGGAAGGGCTTTCTTTCTTGTTTCATCCGGATTTTTCGAAGATCGATTCAGGAGTAGTGTTACGGGCTATGGGGCAGGCATTTTTTTCATTGAGTTTAGGAATGGGCACGCTGATAACGTATGCTTCCTATTTTTCCGATAAAACTTCGTTGCCTAAGACAGCGGTTACGGTAGCTTCTTTAGATACTTTTGTCGCTGTATTGGCCGGAGTCATTATTTTCCCGGCGGTGTTTTCTTTTGGAATAAGCCCTTCTCAAGGTCCGGAGTTGATTTTTATTACATTGCCGAATGTATTTCAACAAATACCGGGCGCTTATATCTGGTCTGTATTATTCTTTGTTCTCATTACGGTTGCAGCTCTGACCTCTACTATTTCGTTGTGTGAAGTCGCTATCGCTTTTTTGCATGAGGAATTTCATTTTACACGTCGTCGAGCATCGCAAATTCTCATTTTTATCTGTCTGGTGATGAGTACTCTTTGTTCATTGTCATTCGGCCCGTTGAGCGATTTTTATATTTTAGGTTTTTCCATATTTAATTTTTGTGACTTTTTAGCTTCGAATATATTGTTGCCTGCAGGAGGAATGCTTATCTCTATATTTGTCGGATGGAAACTTGACCGGCAATTTATAAAAGAAGAATTAAGTAATCACGGGGTTTCTCGTGTATGGTATTTTGGTATATTGATGTTTTGTATGCGCTTTGTCGCACCCGTAGCTATATTTTTGATTTTTTTATCCGGACTTGGATTATTTTAG
- the folP gene encoding dihydropteroate synthase translates to MNVVCDKPSFTINLNGDVVALTPPLVMGILNVTPDSFYAGSRCNTETAVISRARKIVEQGGAIIDIGAYSSRPQAEDVPEEEEMNRLSRALSLIRSVYPDVYISVDTFRAEVARRCVEEFGVTMINDISGGELDDKMFETVASLGVPYILMHMRGTPRTMQEYTNYGDIIADLLMYFSEKTDKLRLMGVNDIIIDPGFGFSKTLDDNYLLMNGLSEFQVLGFPVLAGISRKSMIYKLLGTSPEESLNGTTVLNTLALLGGADILRVHDVKEAVETVKIVTKTLTTR, encoded by the coding sequence ATGAATGTTGTTTGCGACAAACCTTCATTTACTATAAACCTGAACGGAGATGTGGTAGCTCTGACTCCGCCTTTGGTAATGGGGATATTAAATGTTACTCCCGATTCGTTTTATGCTGGAAGTCGTTGTAATACCGAAACTGCTGTAATATCTCGTGCGAGAAAGATTGTCGAACAGGGTGGTGCGATTATCGATATAGGGGCTTACTCTTCTCGACCTCAGGCAGAGGATGTCCCGGAAGAAGAAGAGATGAACCGTTTATCACGAGCTCTTTCGCTGATTCGGTCGGTATATCCGGATGTTTATATTTCTGTAGATACCTTTCGTGCAGAGGTAGCCCGTCGTTGTGTAGAGGAATTCGGAGTGACGATGATTAATGATATATCGGGAGGAGAACTGGATGATAAGATGTTTGAAACTGTTGCTTCTCTCGGAGTACCGTATATATTGATGCACATGCGCGGAACTCCCCGAACCATGCAGGAATATACGAATTATGGTGACATCATTGCCGATTTGTTAATGTATTTTTCTGAAAAGACGGATAAACTCCGGTTGATGGGTGTGAATGATATTATTATAGACCCCGGCTTCGGATTTAGTAAAACGTTAGATGATAACTATTTATTGATGAATGGATTGTCTGAGTTCCAAGTGTTGGGATTCCCTGTCTTGGCAGGAATATCTCGAAAATCCATGATCTATAAATTGTTGGGAACATCTCCGGAAGAGAGCCTGAACGGTACGACTGTACTGAATACTCTTGCTTTGTTGGGAGGTGCGGATATATTACGTGTACATGATGTCAAAGAAGCTGTGGAAACAGTGAAGATCGTTACGAAAACTTTAACAACAAGATAG
- the cdaA gene encoding diadenylate cyclase CdaA, whose product MFVHFGIKDALDILLVGLLLYNIYKMMKDSGTINIFAGVMAFIGVWVVVTRILDMRLLGAIMDKLVSVGVLILVILFQDEIRRFLVELGSHKRWRFFFRLFLPDKEKNTDQQSYIMPLVYACMNMSKTKTGALIVIQKDMALTAYEQTGDIINADVNSRLIENIFFKNSPLHDGAMIIADNRIVAAACILPVSHNNDIPKSLGLRHRSALGITQESDATAVIVSEETGNISAARNGKLHLRLSGKDLEHFLSETAE is encoded by the coding sequence ATGTTTGTTCATTTCGGAATAAAAGATGCTTTAGATATTTTGCTTGTCGGCTTGTTGCTCTATAATATCTACAAGATGATGAAAGATTCCGGCACGATCAATATTTTTGCCGGTGTTATGGCCTTTATCGGAGTTTGGGTCGTTGTTACTCGGATTTTGGATATGCGTTTGCTCGGGGCGATAATGGATAAGCTGGTAAGTGTCGGGGTCTTGATTTTAGTTATTTTGTTTCAAGATGAAATCCGTCGTTTTCTTGTCGAATTGGGATCTCATAAACGATGGCGGTTCTTTTTCAGATTATTCCTCCCCGATAAAGAAAAAAATACAGATCAGCAATCTTATATCATGCCTTTAGTGTATGCGTGTATGAATATGTCCAAGACCAAAACCGGTGCTCTTATCGTAATACAGAAAGATATGGCGCTTACAGCTTATGAGCAGACGGGAGATATTATAAATGCCGATGTCAATTCGCGTCTTATAGAAAATATTTTCTTTAAGAACAGTCCTTTGCATGACGGAGCTATGATTATTGCGGATAATCGTATTGTGGCGGCTGCCTGCATATTGCCAGTGTCTCATAATAACGATATTCCTAAGTCTTTGGGATTGAGGCATCGTTCGGCATTGGGTATTACTCAAGAGTCGGATGCTACGGCTGTTATCGTATCGGAAGAAACCGGAAACATTTCGGCTGCACGTAATGGTAAATTGCACTTGCGTCTTTCTGGTAAGGACTTGGAACATTTTTTGTCCGAAACTGCAGAATAA